CCTTGTTGTTAATTTAGGATTGTCATTGATAGCGGTTACTCTTCCTATTATTATTGCCTGTTCCTCTGAACGCCATTTGTGAACGAGTAATCTTGTTATTTCATCGTTAATCCACACAGGTGAACCAATGTTTTGCGGGTTTCTTTCTGCATCAATAAAACCGTCAGTGGTCTGTGCCCATTTCAAAAAAATATATGGACGTTTTTTTTCGTGAAATGTAAAAAATCTTTTATTTAATTCTTTACACTCATTTTCGAGAACGCCTGCTTTTACGTCAACACCTGCTTTTATAAGCATTTCAATGCCTTTGCAATTTACTTTAATAAAACAATCGGTTGTGCCAATAATAACTTTTGGAATTTTATATTTTAAAATTATTTCTGTGCAAGGTGGTGTTTTGCCGAAATGACAGCATGGTTCGAGGTTTACATATAAGGTTGAATTTTTTAGCTGTGATTTATCTTTAACGGAATTAATTGCATTCACTTCGGCATGCGATTCGCCATATTTCACGTGGTAACCTTCGCCAATGATAGTATTGTTATTGACAATAATACAACCCACCATTGGATTTGGAGCAACATTGCCGAGTCCGTTTGCGGCAAGTTCAATACATCTTTTAATATATTTTTCGTCATTAATCACAAACCAAAATTAATGTTAATTAATTAATTTCAATTAGTATTTTTGTTTTTTTATTTATTATCAT
The sequence above is a segment of the Bacteroidales bacterium genome. Coding sequences within it:
- the ribD gene encoding bifunctional diaminohydroxyphosphoribosylaminopyrimidine deaminase/5-amino-6-(5-phosphoribosylamino)uracil reductase RibD; the encoded protein is MINDEKYIKRCIELAANGLGNVAPNPMVGCIIVNNNTIIGEGYHVKYGESHAEVNAINSVKDKSQLKNSTLYVNLEPCCHFGKTPPCTEIILKYKIPKVIIGTTDCFIKVNCKGIEMLIKAGVDVKAGVLENECKELNKRFFTFHEKKRPYIFLKWAQTTDGFIDAERNPQNIGSPVWINDEITRLLVHKWRSEEQAIIIGRVTAINDNPKLTTREWKGKNPLRIVLDKNLVLNENLNLLDGSTPTLVFTSISKSARKNTEYVLIDFSKNVPEEIIKELFKRNIQSLIIEGGKILLESFIKENLWDEVCILIGNKNFGKGLEAPKIKGNLISESFSENDKLYFYKNNQIK